In a single window of the Patagioenas fasciata isolate bPatFas1 chromosome 22, bPatFas1.hap1, whole genome shotgun sequence genome:
- the SP2 gene encoding transcription factor Sp2 produces MAATAAVSPSEYLQPAASSAQDSQPSPLALLAATCSKIGPPAVEAAVTPPAPPQPTPRKLVPIKPAPLPLGSGKNSFGILSSKGNLFQIQGSQVGTSYPGGQLVFAIQNPTVINKGTRSSTSIQYQAVPQLQGGQTIQVQPNKIQIIPGTNQAILTPSSSSHKPVPIKPAPVHKGGASPVRSNVVKFPGGSNVTLTLPMNNLVNAGEPGAQAQVLAESPTKPGKKTRKKSLSPAQAVAVAEQVETVLIETTAENIIQAGGNLLIVQGAGQPAVLQQLQVLQPKQEPQVVQIPQQALRVVQAASATLPTVPQKSSQNFQIQPTEPTPTQLYFKTLSGELQTVLLQETPAMTVAPSGTSCSSPVSRSVGSGGRKPPARKERPLPKIAPAGGIISLNAAQLAAAAQAMQTININGVQVQGVPVTITNSGGQQQLTVQNVSGNNVTISGLSPTQIQLQMEQALAGELQPGEKRRRMACTCPNCKDGDKRPGDPGKKKHICHILECGRTFRKTSLLRAHVRLHTGERPFVCNWVLCGKRFTRSDELQRHARTHTGDKRFECVQCQKRFMRSDHLTKHYKTHLVTKNL; encoded by the exons ATGGCCGCCACGGCCGCCGTCAGCCCCAGCGAGTACCTGCAGCCGGCCGCCTCCTCCGCCCAG GACTCCCAACCGTCTCCCCTCGCCCTCCTCGCAGCCACATGTAGCAAAATCGGTCCCCCCGCCGTGGAAGCCGCCGTGActcctcctgcccctccccagcCAACGCCTCGCAAATTGGTCCCCATCAAACCCGCTCCGCTCCCCCTGGGCTCCGGGAAGAACAGTTTTGGGATCCTGTCATCGAAAGGGAACCTCTTCCAGATCCAGGGCTCTCAGGTTGGCACCTCCTACCCCGGGGGGCAGCTGGTTTTTGCCATCCAGAACCCAACTGTCATCAACAAGGGCACCCGCTCATCCACCAGCATCCAGTACCAGGCCGTGCCACAGCTCCAGGGCGGACAGACCATCCAGGTCCAGCCCAACAAGATCCAGATTATTCCAGGCACGAATCAAGCCATCCtcaccccttcctcctcctctcacaaGCCAGTACCCATCAAACCGGCTCCAGTGCACAAGGGTGGAGCGTCTCCAGTGCGGAGCAACGTGGTCAAGTTCCCCGGCGGCAGCAACGTGACGCTGACCCTGCCCATGAATAATCTGGTGAACGCTGGTGAGCCGGGCGCACAGGCTCAGGTCCTCGCCGAGAGCCCCACGAAACCTGGCAAAAAGACTCGGAAGAAAAGCTTGTCACCTGCCCAGGCGGTGGCAGTGGCCGAGCAGGTGGAGACGGTGTTGATCGAGACGACGGCGGAGAACATCATCCAGGCGGGCGGCAACCTGCTGATCGTGCAGGGCGCGGGGCAGCCAGCCgtgcttcagcagctgcaggtgctgcagcCCAAGCAGGAGCCGCAGGTGGTGCAGATCCCACAGCAGGCCCTGCGCGTCGTCCAGGCCGCCTCCGCCACCCTCCCCACCGTCCCCCAAAAATCCTCCCAGAACTTCCAGATCCAACCGACGGAACCCACTCCCACGCAG CTCTACTTCAAAACGCTGTCGGGGGAGCTGCAGACTGTGCTGCTCCAGGAAACCCCGGCCATGACGGTGGCTCCATCTGGAACCTCTTGCAGCAGCCCCGTGTCCCGCAGCGTTGGGAGCGGGGGCAGGAAACCGCCTGCACGCAAGGAACGTCCCCTGCCAAAAATCGCCCCCGCTGGGGGCATCATCAGCCTGAATGCGGCGCAGCTGGCGGCGGCAGCGCAGGCCATGCAGACCATCAACATCAACGGCGTGCAGGTCCAGGGCGTCCCTGTCACCATCACCAACAGCGGAG ggcagcagcagctgacgGTGCAGAACGTGTCCGGCAACAACGTGACCATCAGCGGGCTGAGCCCCACGCAGATTCAGCTGCAGATGGAGCAGGCGCTGGCCGGGGAGCTGCAGCCGGGGGAGAAGCGGCGGCGGATGGCGTGTACCTGCCCCAACTGCAAGGACGGGGACAAGCG GCCGGGAGACCCGGGGAAGAAGAAGCACATTTGTCACATCCTGGAGTGCGGGAGGACGTTCCGCAAGACGTCACTGCTGCGCGCCCACGTGCGTCTGCACACAGGGGAGCGGCCCTTCGTCTGCAACTGGGTGCTCTGCGGGAAGCGCTTCACGCGCAGCGACGAGCTGCAGCGGCACGCGCGCACGCACACAG GTGACAAGCGCTTCGAGTGCGTGCAGTGCCAGAAACGCTTCATGCGCAGCGACCACCTCACCAAGCACTACAAAACCCACCTGGTCACCAAGAACTTGTAG
- the PNPO gene encoding pyridoxine-5'-phosphate oxidase — MDLGPLRKSYRGDVEAFEEQHLASRDPIQQFGVWFQEAAGCPDIGEPNAMCLATCTRDGKPSARMVLLKGFGQDGFRFFTNHESRKGKELDSNPFASLVFYWEPLHRQVRIEGSVRRLPEEESERYFHSRPRSSQIGAVVSQQSTVIPDRQYLRQKNTELEERYRDTTVPKPPYWGGYIVQPEVVEFWQGQTNRLHDRIVFRRLRDGAAPPGDMTHQGEGEWVFERLAP; from the exons ATGGACCTGGGGCCGCTGCGGAAGAGCTACCGGGGGGACGTGGAG GCCTTCGAGGAGCAGCACTTGGCCTCCCGTGACCCCATCCAGCAGTTCGGGGTCTGGTTCCAGGAGGCCGCGGGGTGTCCGGACATCGGGGAGCCCAACGCCATGTGCTTGGCCACCTGCACCAG GGACGGGAAGCCCTCGGCCCGCATGGTGCTGCTGAAGGGCTTTGGCCAGGATGGGTTCCGCTTCTTCACCAACCACGAGAGCCGCAAGGGCAAGGAGCTG GACTCCAACCCCTTCGCTTCGCTCGTCTTTTACTGGGAGCCCCTCCACCGACAG GTGCGGATCGAGGGCTCGGTACGGCGGCTGCCGGAGGAGGAATCGGAGCGGTATTTCCACTCGCGGCCCAGGAGCAGCCAGATCGGGGCTGTGGTGAGCCAGCAGAGCACCGTCATCCCCGACCGCCAG TATTTAAGGCAGAAGaacacggagctggaggagcgGTACCGGGACACCACGGTGCCGAAGCCGCCGTACTG GGGGGGTTACATCGTGCAGCCCGAGGTGGTGGAGTTCTGGCAGGGCCAAACCAACCGCCTGCACGACCGCATTGTGTTCCGGCGCCTGCGGGACGGCGCGGCCCCCCCGGGGGACATGACGCACCAAGGGGAGGGCGAGTGGGTCTTTGAGCGCTTGGCCCCGTGA
- the PRR15L gene encoding proline-rich protein 15-like protein isoform X1, whose protein sequence is MADPAPPGGAAAFAPGSPAPNIPPAKFGVLLSWAPHSLTVPAGLSPDVPCPPALVGPRDPPSRSVTPGWSQGAVAMAESHGWWKLTFLRKRRSVPTVLYESPDSHGAGDNAEGTGEGGPPGYTARLEKIVDKSTKGKHVKVSNSGRFKEKKKVRATLAEHPNLCGADEQEDE, encoded by the coding sequence ATGGCTGATCCGGCACCTCCCGGCGGTGCTGCAGCCTTTGCCCCGGGCTCACCAGCGCCCAACATCCCCCCGGCTAAATTCGGGGTGCTCCTGTCCTGGGCCCCCCACAGCCTCACGGTCCCTGCTGGATTGTCACCCGATGTCCCTTGTCCGCCCGCACTGGTGGGGccaagggacccccccagcaGGTCGGTGACCCCCGGTTGGTCGCAGGGCGCGGTGGCGATGGCCGAGAGCCACGGCTGGTGGAAGCTGACGTTCCTGCGGAAGCGCCGGTCGGTGCCCACCGTGCTGTATGAGAGCCCCGACAGCCACGGCGCCGGGGACAACGCCGAGGGGACGGGCGAGGGGGGGCCCCCTGGCTACACCGCCCGCCTGGAGAAGATCGTGGACAAGAGCACCAAGGGCAAACACGTCAAGGTGTCCAACTCGGGGCGCttcaaggagaagaagaaggtgcGGGCGACGCTGGCCGAGCACCCCAACCTCTGCGGCGCCGACGAGCAGGAGGACGAATGA
- the PRR15L gene encoding proline-rich protein 15-like protein isoform X2: MAESHGWWKLTFLRKRRSVPTVLYESPDSHGAGDNAEGTGEGGPPGYTARLEKIVDKSTKGKHVKVSNSGRFKEKKKVRATLAEHPNLCGADEQEDE; the protein is encoded by the coding sequence ATGGCCGAGAGCCACGGCTGGTGGAAGCTGACGTTCCTGCGGAAGCGCCGGTCGGTGCCCACCGTGCTGTATGAGAGCCCCGACAGCCACGGCGCCGGGGACAACGCCGAGGGGACGGGCGAGGGGGGGCCCCCTGGCTACACCGCCCGCCTGGAGAAGATCGTGGACAAGAGCACCAAGGGCAAACACGTCAAGGTGTCCAACTCGGGGCGCttcaaggagaagaagaaggtgcGGGCGACGCTGGCCGAGCACCCCAACCTCTGCGGCGCCGACGAGCAGGAGGACGAATGA
- the CDK5RAP3 gene encoding CDK5 regulatory subunit-associated protein 3 isoform X2 — MQVPPQDIQNVPIDIQTGKLLDWLVDRRHCSLRWQSRAQDIRRRIDAAMGDMPEHPEIKQLLAGAYLHYFHCLRIVEILKGTEASSKNLFGRYSSQRMKDWQEIVSLYEKENTYLAELASLLVRSISYEIPSLRKRIRGCQQAQRDFARREEECQLRAAELRERFFASCKQYGIAGDNVRQELLALVKDLPSLLSEIGAGASALSEAIELYQACVEFVCESPSEQVVPLVRHIGAKGNTTVYEWRTGLQPLHVERPELQEQPEQLEQPKDDAIDWGDFTLEPSVGGDGAAADGGAPSEEIDWGITLEPGPQDDGIDWGDGESEEAQITVLETGTEVPEGVACGSDALTLLEHTETRSQFIDELMELELFLSQRLVEMEEEADVVAVSQFQLAPPVLQGQSSARVGALLASTQALLGRLCARSLQHLFIILASPRYVERVSEGLRQRLRQAELLLAKGEAMGQKQREALAEQGMLEPQLDRLLEKTKELQKLIEEDISKRYGGRPVNLMGVSL, encoded by the exons atGCAG GTCCCTCCCCAGGACATCCAGAACGTGCCCATCGACATCCAGACCGGCAAACTCCTGG ACTGGCTGGTGGACAGGAGGCACTGCAGCCTGCGATGGCAGAGCCGTGCTCAGGACATCCGCCGGAGGATCGACGCGGCCATGGGGGACATGCCGGAGCACCCGGAGATAAAGCAGCTGCTGGCGGGGGCCT ACCTGCACTATTTCCATTGCCTGCGCATCGTGGAGATCCTCAAGGGCACTGAGGCTTCCAGCAAAAACCTCTTTGGACGTTACTCGTCCCAGCGCATGAAG GACTGGCAGGAGATCGTGTCCCTCTACGAGAAGGAGAACACCTACCTGG CCGAGCTCGCCAGCCTCCTGGTGCGCAGCATCAGCTACGAGATCCCGTCGCTGCGGAAGCGGATCCGCGGGTGCCAGCAGGCGCAGCGGGACTTCGCGCGCCGCGAGGAGGAGTGCCAGCTGCGGGCGGCCGAGCTGCGCGAGCGCTTCTTCGCCTCCTGCAAGCAGTACGGCATCGCT ggtgacAACGTGCGCCAGGAGCTGCTGGCCTTGGTGAAGGACCTGCCGTCACTGCTGTCGGAGATCGGGGCGGGCGCCAGCGCGCTCAGCGAGGCCATCGAGCTGTACCAGGCCTGCGTGGAGTTCGTGTGCGAGAG cccctcgGAACAGGTGGTGCCCCTGGTGCGGCACATCGGGGCCAAGGGCAACACGACCGTGTACGAGTGGCGGACGGGGCTGCAGCCGCTGCACGTGGAGCGgccggagctgcaggagcagccggagcagctggagcagccgaAGGACGACGCA ATCGACTGGGGGGACTTCACGCTGGAGCCCagtgtggggggtgatggtgccGCTGCTGACGGGGGAGCCCCCAGCGAGGAGATCGACTGGGGGATCACACTGGAGCCCGGTCCCCAG GACGACGGCATCGACTGGGGAGATGGGGAAAGTGAGGAGGCGCAGATCACGGTGCTGGAGACCGGTACCGAGG TGCCCGAGGGGGTCGCCTGCGGCTCGGACGCCCTAACACTCCTGGAACACACCGAGACCCGCAGCCAGTTCATCGACGAGCTCATGGAG CTGGAGCTGTTCCTGTCCCAGCGCCTGgtggagatggaggaggaggcCGACGTGGTGGCCGTCAGCCAGTTCCAGCTGGCCCCCCCGGTGCTGCAGGGCCAGAGCAGCGCCCGCGTGGGTGCCCTCCTGGCCAGCACCCAGGCGCTGCTGGGCCGGCTCTGCGCCCGCAGCCTGCAGCACCTCTTCATCATCCTCGCCTCCCCCAG GTACGTGGAGCGGGTGAGCGAGGGGCTGCGGCAGCGGCTGCGGCAGGCGgagctgctgctggccaaggGGGAAGCCATGGGGCAGAAGCAGCGCGAGGCCCTGGCCGAGCAGGGGATGCTGGAGCCGCAGCTCGACCggctgctggagaagaccaaggagctgcagaagctg ATCGAGGAGGACATCTCCAAGCGCTATGGCGGGCGGCCGGTGAACCTGATGGGGGTCTCTCTGTGA
- the CDK5RAP3 gene encoding CDK5 regulatory subunit-associated protein 3 isoform X1 has translation MQVPPQDIQNVPIDIQTGKLLDWLVDRRHCSLRWQSRAQDIRRRIDAAMGDMPEHPEIKQLLAGAYLHYFHCLRIVEILKGTEASSKNLFGRYSSQRMKDWQEIVSLYEKENTYLAELASLLVRSISYEIPSLRKRIRGCQQAQRDFARREEECQLRAAELRERFFASCKQYGIAGDNVRQELLALVKDLPSLLSEIGAGASALSEAIELYQACVEFVCESPSEQVVPLVRHIGAKGNTTVYEWRTGLQPLHVERPELQEQPEQLEQPKDDAIDWGDFTLEPSVGGDGAAADGGAPSEEIDWGITLEPGPQQDDGIDWGDGESEEAQITVLETGTEVPEGVACGSDALTLLEHTETRSQFIDELMELELFLSQRLVEMEEEADVVAVSQFQLAPPVLQGQSSARVGALLASTQALLGRLCARSLQHLFIILASPRYVERVSEGLRQRLRQAELLLAKGEAMGQKQREALAEQGMLEPQLDRLLEKTKELQKLIEEDISKRYGGRPVNLMGVSL, from the exons atGCAG GTCCCTCCCCAGGACATCCAGAACGTGCCCATCGACATCCAGACCGGCAAACTCCTGG ACTGGCTGGTGGACAGGAGGCACTGCAGCCTGCGATGGCAGAGCCGTGCTCAGGACATCCGCCGGAGGATCGACGCGGCCATGGGGGACATGCCGGAGCACCCGGAGATAAAGCAGCTGCTGGCGGGGGCCT ACCTGCACTATTTCCATTGCCTGCGCATCGTGGAGATCCTCAAGGGCACTGAGGCTTCCAGCAAAAACCTCTTTGGACGTTACTCGTCCCAGCGCATGAAG GACTGGCAGGAGATCGTGTCCCTCTACGAGAAGGAGAACACCTACCTGG CCGAGCTCGCCAGCCTCCTGGTGCGCAGCATCAGCTACGAGATCCCGTCGCTGCGGAAGCGGATCCGCGGGTGCCAGCAGGCGCAGCGGGACTTCGCGCGCCGCGAGGAGGAGTGCCAGCTGCGGGCGGCCGAGCTGCGCGAGCGCTTCTTCGCCTCCTGCAAGCAGTACGGCATCGCT ggtgacAACGTGCGCCAGGAGCTGCTGGCCTTGGTGAAGGACCTGCCGTCACTGCTGTCGGAGATCGGGGCGGGCGCCAGCGCGCTCAGCGAGGCCATCGAGCTGTACCAGGCCTGCGTGGAGTTCGTGTGCGAGAG cccctcgGAACAGGTGGTGCCCCTGGTGCGGCACATCGGGGCCAAGGGCAACACGACCGTGTACGAGTGGCGGACGGGGCTGCAGCCGCTGCACGTGGAGCGgccggagctgcaggagcagccggagcagctggagcagccgaAGGACGACGCA ATCGACTGGGGGGACTTCACGCTGGAGCCCagtgtggggggtgatggtgccGCTGCTGACGGGGGAGCCCCCAGCGAGGAGATCGACTGGGGGATCACACTGGAGCCCGGTCCCCAG CAGGACGACGGCATCGACTGGGGAGATGGGGAAAGTGAGGAGGCGCAGATCACGGTGCTGGAGACCGGTACCGAGG TGCCCGAGGGGGTCGCCTGCGGCTCGGACGCCCTAACACTCCTGGAACACACCGAGACCCGCAGCCAGTTCATCGACGAGCTCATGGAG CTGGAGCTGTTCCTGTCCCAGCGCCTGgtggagatggaggaggaggcCGACGTGGTGGCCGTCAGCCAGTTCCAGCTGGCCCCCCCGGTGCTGCAGGGCCAGAGCAGCGCCCGCGTGGGTGCCCTCCTGGCCAGCACCCAGGCGCTGCTGGGCCGGCTCTGCGCCCGCAGCCTGCAGCACCTCTTCATCATCCTCGCCTCCCCCAG GTACGTGGAGCGGGTGAGCGAGGGGCTGCGGCAGCGGCTGCGGCAGGCGgagctgctgctggccaaggGGGAAGCCATGGGGCAGAAGCAGCGCGAGGCCCTGGCCGAGCAGGGGATGCTGGAGCCGCAGCTCGACCggctgctggagaagaccaaggagctgcagaagctg ATCGAGGAGGACATCTCCAAGCGCTATGGCGGGCGGCCGGTGAACCTGATGGGGGTCTCTCTGTGA
- the CDK5RAP3 gene encoding CDK5 regulatory subunit-associated protein 3 isoform X3 — protein MQVPPQDIQNVPIDIQTGKLLDWLVDRRHCSLRWQSRAQDIRRRIDAAMGDMPEHPEIKQLLAGAYLHYFHCLRIVEILKGTEASSKNLFGRYSSQRMKDWQEIVSLYEKENTYLAELASLLVRSISYEIPSLRKRIRGCQQAQRDFARREEECQLRAAELRERFFASCKQYGIAGDNVRQELLALVKDLPSLLSEIGAGASALSEAIELYQACVEFVCESPSEQVVPLVRHIGAKGNTTVYEWRTGLQPLHVERPELQEQPEQLEQPKDDAQDDGIDWGDGESEEAQITVLETGTEVPEGVACGSDALTLLEHTETRSQFIDELMELELFLSQRLVEMEEEADVVAVSQFQLAPPVLQGQSSARVGALLASTQALLGRLCARSLQHLFIILASPRYVERVSEGLRQRLRQAELLLAKGEAMGQKQREALAEQGMLEPQLDRLLEKTKELQKLIEEDISKRYGGRPVNLMGVSL, from the exons atGCAG GTCCCTCCCCAGGACATCCAGAACGTGCCCATCGACATCCAGACCGGCAAACTCCTGG ACTGGCTGGTGGACAGGAGGCACTGCAGCCTGCGATGGCAGAGCCGTGCTCAGGACATCCGCCGGAGGATCGACGCGGCCATGGGGGACATGCCGGAGCACCCGGAGATAAAGCAGCTGCTGGCGGGGGCCT ACCTGCACTATTTCCATTGCCTGCGCATCGTGGAGATCCTCAAGGGCACTGAGGCTTCCAGCAAAAACCTCTTTGGACGTTACTCGTCCCAGCGCATGAAG GACTGGCAGGAGATCGTGTCCCTCTACGAGAAGGAGAACACCTACCTGG CCGAGCTCGCCAGCCTCCTGGTGCGCAGCATCAGCTACGAGATCCCGTCGCTGCGGAAGCGGATCCGCGGGTGCCAGCAGGCGCAGCGGGACTTCGCGCGCCGCGAGGAGGAGTGCCAGCTGCGGGCGGCCGAGCTGCGCGAGCGCTTCTTCGCCTCCTGCAAGCAGTACGGCATCGCT ggtgacAACGTGCGCCAGGAGCTGCTGGCCTTGGTGAAGGACCTGCCGTCACTGCTGTCGGAGATCGGGGCGGGCGCCAGCGCGCTCAGCGAGGCCATCGAGCTGTACCAGGCCTGCGTGGAGTTCGTGTGCGAGAG cccctcgGAACAGGTGGTGCCCCTGGTGCGGCACATCGGGGCCAAGGGCAACACGACCGTGTACGAGTGGCGGACGGGGCTGCAGCCGCTGCACGTGGAGCGgccggagctgcaggagcagccggagcagctggagcagccgaAGGACGACGCA CAGGACGACGGCATCGACTGGGGAGATGGGGAAAGTGAGGAGGCGCAGATCACGGTGCTGGAGACCGGTACCGAGG TGCCCGAGGGGGTCGCCTGCGGCTCGGACGCCCTAACACTCCTGGAACACACCGAGACCCGCAGCCAGTTCATCGACGAGCTCATGGAG CTGGAGCTGTTCCTGTCCCAGCGCCTGgtggagatggaggaggaggcCGACGTGGTGGCCGTCAGCCAGTTCCAGCTGGCCCCCCCGGTGCTGCAGGGCCAGAGCAGCGCCCGCGTGGGTGCCCTCCTGGCCAGCACCCAGGCGCTGCTGGGCCGGCTCTGCGCCCGCAGCCTGCAGCACCTCTTCATCATCCTCGCCTCCCCCAG GTACGTGGAGCGGGTGAGCGAGGGGCTGCGGCAGCGGCTGCGGCAGGCGgagctgctgctggccaaggGGGAAGCCATGGGGCAGAAGCAGCGCGAGGCCCTGGCCGAGCAGGGGATGCTGGAGCCGCAGCTCGACCggctgctggagaagaccaaggagctgcagaagctg ATCGAGGAGGACATCTCCAAGCGCTATGGCGGGCGGCCGGTGAACCTGATGGGGGTCTCTCTGTGA